Sequence from the Undibacterium piscinae genome:
CTTTAAGTAGTCGAGACCTTCGCCGGCAGCGGCAACCGGGGTAAGCTGCTTACTCTGGCTATCGATCAAGCCTATCCATGCCATTTTCATGCCACCGTAGAGCACCGTGTCATGGCATACCTGTTCAAATAACTCTGCCTCGCTGGCACTGCGTACGATAGCCTGATTACATTGACTCAAGGCGTTATACAACTGCGTCAGGGTCAGACTGCGCGCTACCGCGTTTCTGCGCTTTTCATCAATATCGGCAAGTTTCTGCTGGGTGACGGACAACCAACCCATCACGCTGTCGTGCAAGCCCTGCGGCACCGCGACAGCCGAAGAGAAATCACCGCCCCCCAATTGCATCAAATGGGTATGCACTTCCCCGGCGGTGCCGCCCAGCGTCGCAAATAAAGAATAATAAGCGCGCCACAGCAAGCCCACCAGTAACAATCCCAAGCAAACAAACAGCAGACGCAATTGCAATGCCAAGCGCTCCGCCGCATGCACCTGCGCCAAAGTCCGCTGCTCCATCATCTGATGAAAATCACTGACAGGACCCATGATCGCACTCTTGGCCTGATGATATGCGTCGTCAAACAGCATAGCCGTGGCTAAGCGACGTCGCGGGCTATCCAATTCCGTCGCGGAATCGATCATGTCCATAGCCTTTATTTCGACCATAGTGAGCGCATCAGATCTGGCCTTGGCCTGCGCCAGTTTGGAATACTCAGCTTCGGGGACTCCCAACTCCCGCATCAGATCCAATAAAGCAATGGCGCGCCCGCCCCGCAGTTCCTGCCGCTGGCCAGTCGCCACCACCGCATGCCAATCAATAGACTGATACCCTTCAGGACGCACAATCTTGCCGTCCCGGATATCAAGAATTTCCTGATAATATTGTCTATAAATCGGGTTCCCCGTAGCGACATAGGTGCGTGACATACGGGTAAGGGCATCGGAGGACTGGCGGAATTCATCAGACAGTTCATGGGAACGAAAGCGTACTTCATTGGCATGGTCAATCTGTTTTTCAGACTGCACATAAATGACAAATACAATAGCAAAGACAAGAAATACGCCTAGCGTAATCCAGAAATTCCGGGAAAACTTGGATAGCTGATTTTCAAACATCATGCTTCTTTGCCCTCAAGAGTTCATTTACTCACAATCAGGTAAATTTACACATCGTCGACATGCAGTCATCAGTTTATTGTTAGCTAAGGTAACAAAATAGATCAGGAAGAAATCAGGAAGAATATAAAGGACTAGCAGGGTGACGGATAAATACTACACCAGAATAGATGCCACAAACACACCTGCATCCTAAATTTACAGGCTGGCAGAATGCAAGCCCTGATGCGCGTTTCCGAACACAATGGTCGGGAAACGCGCATGGGCAATAAGCATGGTATCTTGCATTTTCTTTAAAATACGTTGCAAAAAAGATGCTATCACACCAACTCAAGCTGCACTAACGGGGAACGGCCGTCAAAATCAAGCCTGTGACTAGACGCTAGGCTTAGGGTGTATCCGCACCAGCACGATGCGCGGACCATTCATTTTCTTGACGACGGCATCAAATTGCGGAAATTCGATTTTTTGCCCTTCCACCGGCAAATCGCCCAGGGTCAGCATGATCAGGCCACCGATAGACTCAACCTCTTCGCTGTCGAGATCTATCCCCAGCGCGATACCAAGCGTAAACAAGGGCAAACTGCCTTTGCCTATCAAGGTGCCGTCATCAAGAACCGTCCAGTCGTTCTCATTTTGCCGGAACTCATCGCGTATCTGTCCGACCAGGGCGCTGAGCAGGTTATCAAGGGTAAGAAAGCCGACCGGTTTGCTGCCTTTATAGCCGACCATGGCGAAGTGCGGTGCACCCTTGCGGAAACGGCGAAATAATTCCAGCGCCGGCATATTCGGCGGTACGTACTCAACGTGGCGTAAATGCTTGCCCAGATCGTCGAGTGATTTTCCGCTTTGCCGGGCGAAGAACAAATCCTTCAGATGCAGCATGCCAAGCACGGTTTCCTCGTCACTATCAAAATACGGATAACGGCTAAAGCGGTTACGCGAAGCGGTATCCATGTTTTCCTGTAGCGTGGCACTTTTATGCATAGCCACCACTTCGTTGATGGGACGCATCAGATCGGATATCTCCAGATCCCCGAAATCGAGCATCTGCGCCATGATGCCCCACTCATCAGGAGTCAGGTTCTTACTGACGTGACTACCGCGCAGGATCATCTTGAGCTCTTCCGGAGAGTAATGGGCATCGCCGCCATGACCTGCATCCAGTCCCGCCCACGAGAGTATCTTGTTGGCGCTCTTATTGAGCACCCATATGATGGGGTACATAGCCCAGTAAAAGAGATACAAGGGCGGTGCCGTCCACAGCGAGATTTTTTCAGGCTGACGTATCGCCATCGATTTAGGCGCCAATTCACCGACCACGATATGCAAGAACGAAATCACGAAAAACGCGAAGAAAAACGAAATGCCGTGTATCAACTTCTCGGATGTGATGCCCATTGTCGCCAGCAATGGCTCCAGCAAACGCGAAAATGCCGGTTCACCGATCCAGCCCAAGCCTAATGAGGCCAATGTAATACCTAACTGACAGGCAGATAGATAGGCATCTAAGTTTTGATGCACGGTTGCCAGCAAACGGCCGCGCACTCCGCCCGATTTGGCAATACTGCGAACCCGGGTCTGACGCAATTTGACCAGGCCAAACTCCGCCGCCACAAAAAAACCATTCAATACCACCAGAAACAAGGCGGCAATCACAAGCAATAAATTATCCAACTGTTAACCTTATATTGATCAGCCAGCCAATACTGTAGACTACATCGGCTCGCAGTGCAGCATAATTGACGCAGCAGCCACCAATAAGCTGCGATTCATGTCGCATTCGGTGCGGTCAAAAACACTGCCGACGGGCATCGCAATTCGTGGAAAATCAAAAAAATGCCTATAATGCATGCCTGACACGCACTGTCCATGCGGATCTCCAGCCCAGCGCCTCTGGCAAGCGCATGGGCATTGCGCCTTGGCCGTGCCACTGATGCACCGGCAAGCCAAAGCGGGCGGCCACGGCCCCGTCGCGCTGAGTCAGTAAAGCTGGTGCAGCCTTGGCGGGAACAACATGATCGCTATGAACATGTTTTGATTCCCGTAGTCGCCCCCAAATCAATGTTATCTGGATTAAGCGCCAGACAAGAACCGGAGAAAGCCTTGTCCATAGACAATATCCTCGAACGCATCACACTAGCGACTCAATTGGACGCGAATTACCGCGAGATCGGCCCGCTGCGCGAGTTGCTCGCGGTGATTCGCCCTAAACGCATTGATGATGTGGCGCAAGCCACCGACAACATCCGCGCCCTTTGCTATGTGCTGGAACATCAGCCTGAGCACAACACCACGTTACGTAGCTATCTGCTGCAAGTATTTGTCAGTCGCAAACTAATGCACTTGCTAACCGATACCGGCATTACCGAAAACAAGGGATTCTGGGGCGCAGCTTCACAAACCGTAGCGGATAAATTTTTACCGCCACTGCTCAACGACGACTACATTAAAGATGTTTTTGGGCAGTTGTTTGACAATCAACACGATTATCAGTGGGTGAACGGGGTGGACGACCAGTCCTGGCTAGCCTTATTCAGGATGTTGAACCTGGTGCCACAGCGCTCCGGCACCACTTACGCCGCATTGACGCGGGAAATCCTTAGCGCAGTGCAAGTGCTGTCGTATCGGATCAGTGCGATCGGACTAGAGTCCGAATTAGTGAGAAATTATCCTGAGATAGAACGCTTTGAATCACCCTTCCTGCGTCAGAACGACGAGGCCAACAACTATGTAATGCGCTACAGCACCTCGCTGGTGGATGCCGAGGTCGAGCCCGAAGACGCCGGTCCGATCGAGGTATTACTGATCCAGTGTGAAGACGTGGTCATGAAAATCCGTCGCACCGCTGCGGTACAAGGCGTCTCCATCAGCCTGACCCGCCTGCTATTACGCCTGACCCAAAGTATCGACAGGCTGCGTTACCTGCTCTCTTTACTTGATGCGCGCAAGGATGGTGAAGCGGCGCAGATTGGCGTTAGCCTACTCAAGGAACTGGTATTGGCTGATAACAAGAGCCACAGCCTGCGCCAGCTAATCCGCAGCAATACCGAATTGCTGTCACTGCAAATGACTGAGCGCGCCGGCAAAAGCGGTGAGCACTATGTCACCGCCAACCGGGGCGAATGGCTAGCCATGCTGTACTCGGCCATGGGAGCCGGCTTGATCGTCGGCTTTATGGCACTGATCAAGATACTGTTCGGCAAATTAGCCCTGGCGCCGTTTGGCTTCGCGCTGCTATACAGTCTTAACTATTCTTCAGGTTTCATTTTTGTGCATGTATTGCACTTTACCATTGCCACTAAACAGCCCGCCATGACCGCGGCACTCATTGCCAGAGCGATTGATAGCGGCCGACAAAAACTCGATGAACTGGTAGAACTGATCGTGCGCGTACTGCGCTCTCAATTTATCGCCATCATCGGCAATATCGCGCTCGCCATGCCGACCGCCTATGCAATTGCCTGGGCCTGGTATGGCATCTACGGCACGCATCTGGTCAGTCCGGATAAAGCAGCCCATCTATTGCACGACATAGATCCATTCAGCAGCCTGGCCTTGCCTCATGCGGCGATTGCCGGAGTCTGCCTGTTCTTGTCAGGACTGATCTCGGGCTACTACGACAATACCGCCAGTTACGCCAATATTCCTGCCCGCCTGCGCCAACTGCAGTGGCTCAAGCGCCTGCTGGGAGCAACCCGCCTGCAAACCATGACGACTTATATAGGCAATAACCTCGGTGCGCTGGCAGGTAACCTGTTCTTCGGCATCATGCTAGGCACGATAGGCCAGCTAGGGGTATTTTTTGGCCTGCCTATCGATATTCGCCACATCACTTTTTCCAGCGCAAATTTCTCGTTTGCCCTGGTCGGACTAGATCATCAGATCAGCTGGCAAATCGTGCTGACTTCATTGACTGGCATCCTGTTAATCGGTCTGGTGAATTTGGGCGTCAGTTTCAGTCTGGCGATGCTGGTGGCGCTACGCTCACGGCGCGTCAGCATTGATCAGGAAAAAGCGCTATCGAAGACCCTCTGGAAACGTTTTCTGTCAGGCCCAAGAGATTTTTTTGCTAGATCCATATTCGAAAAGCGCGTTTCAAAACACCATTACGCTATGAGCTGCTGAACTGGCGGGGGACTACTCAACTCAAAACCATGATGATAGAGTGCTAATGTTGCCAGTTGCCTCAAGCCGGCAGATTCGAGAGTCGATTCGAACGAATAACATATATGAAAACTTGGGATGATAAACGGGTAAATAGATCGATACTTGCCCTTCAAGGTGATTTTAGAATGCGCGACTCCTGGCGCTCTTCAAAAATGCAGTGAAGTCATCAATGTGACAATTTTGCGTCAATCGCAGTTTGCACATTTACAGAAATAGTTAACAATGCCAATTATATTCAGGCATGCAAATCCAATAAATGCAAGTCTAAGGCACTGGCTGTAATTTTAGCACTATTTGTCTGAGCGGTGATACTGCTCCTGTCGTACTCAGCATCCCGACAGCAGCCGTCGAATGGCGCAAACTTTGCTTTGAAATATGGCGCTGAAATTGGCGACCAGCTTCAAGCGCGACTGATAATCCAAATGGTAGGGCTGGAAAATGACCCTAGCGAGCCATTGCGTCGCGGAATCATAACATCAGATATTCCTTGTAATACTTAGTTACGCTATTTGTCACAAACCAGCCACTTACGGTACGGCTTATCTAAACACCACATTTTTGGTAACTTGCGTCCACATTTACAAAATACCTCAACAAGGCACGCCATTTATGTCACTAGCATCAAAATGAACGCGCGCATGACCGCGGCCAGAATAAGGACTATTGTTATGAATGCACAACACGCTATAAAAAAACCATGGCTTTACGCAAGTCTAATGGCCTACGCCCCCCGATTTTCGCTGCTATTTGTCGCGGGATACTGCTCCTGTCGTACTCAGCCTAGCCATCCCGAGCGCAGCATGCTGGAGACGGCAGCCAGCGAATGGCAAACTGCTTTGCCATCGACAGAAAATGCCAGCACGTTGAGCAACTGGCCCGCTAGTTGGAATGACCCTAGCCTGTCCGAACTGCTATTTGGCGCAGCAAAATAGCCCAACGATGGCGCAGGCCAGTGTCATTACTCAGGCACGCGTCACTGCCAGCGCCGCCGGCGAATGGCCAAACATGGATTTCAACGCCAGTTATATTCGCGGGCACTATCCGCTGCTGCCTAAGGGGGTAGACCAGACGGTGCTGAGCACAGGTCTGGATGCCCGCAGGAAATTGATCTATTTGGCGCCAATGCAGCGACCCAAGACAGTCTGCTGGCACGTCTCAGCGCGCGCGAATACGAATGGCATGACGCGCGCATCAGCTTGGCCGCGGAAGTCGCCAATACCTATCTGCAGTTGCGAGGCGCAGACGCAAGACGCGCAAGCAATCTTGAATTCGCAAAAAATCACTCAGCGCCTGTATCAGGAAAAAAAGCTCTGCCAATGAGCTGGTGCAGCAAGCGGCCATGCTGGCGAGCGTGACCACGCAAGCGCAACAGCAGCAAAGCGAGTGTGCAATTTTACTCAAATCTCTGGTGGTCTTGATAGCCCTGCCGGAACCGGAGTTACGCGAAAAACTCACAGCCGGCCATGCCAAATTGCCACAGGCTGGTCAATTTATTGTCGCGAAGCTGCCTATCGAGGCTTTGCTCAAGCGCCCCGACATGCGTGCCGCCATGCAAAATTTGATGGCAAGCGCGGCGGAGATCGATGCGGCACAGGCACGGCGCTACCCATCGATTTCCTTACTCGGCTCTATCAATTTATATGGCATACAAATTTCTGGGCAAACTGCCAATCTCAAGGGCTGGTCATTTGGGCCTAGTCTAAACCTGCCGCTGTTCGATGCCGGCGCCCGCAAAGCCGATGTAGTGCAGGCACAGGCGCGCCATACAGAAAGCCAAGCTGGTTTTCGGCGGCAAACGCTGATGGCAGTGCAAGAGACCGAAGTGGCCATGCTCAGACTGGATCTGGCGAATCATCAACTAGAGCAACAGCAACAGATACTCGCTGCGAAAAAATTTGCCTTGCAGGGCACTGAGGCCGGTTGGAAATTCGGTAGCGTCAGTCTGCTAGAACGAGAAGAAAGCCTGCGTCAGGAACTGGCAGCGCAGAGTATCCAATGGCAATTGCAACGCCTGCGTGGCAGTGCCTGGATCGCGTTGTATAAGGCGGTCGGTGGTGATTGGCAAGATCCTATTATCGAAGGCAGCGAGAACAAAATAGCCAGCCCTTGAGCCATCGAATCCACCGAACGCATCAAAAGCCGCAATACACCCAACACTGAGCTGATCGCCAGAATTTCCTGGCAGAGCAGCCCGCAACGAAGTGGAGCAGCATCATGAAAGCCGTATTCGACAAACGCATCATCTGGGGTCTGCTGGCGACGCTGCCACTGATAGGCGTTTTGCTGTTTTCCAGCAAAAAAGCCGAGACCGCCGATGCAGCCCAAGCTCAGGCAGGCAATGCCGCCTTAACTGTCACTGTCTCAGTCCCCCTCAGTAGCAGCTGGAATACCAGCCTGACACATGGCAGGCCTGCTCAGCTTTTATCAGATGAAGGTCCAGGATTTCCCTGATGTAGAATTGCCTATGGTGAATGTGGTGACCGCCTTACCCGGTGCCGCGCCAGCCCAGATAGAAAGCGAAATCACCCGCAAGATAGAAAATGCCCTGGGCAACTTGCAGGGAGTCCGGCACATCTACTCGACCGTACAAGACGGCCAGTCCTTGACCACGGTGCAATTCATCATGGAAAAACCGGTCATCGAGGCAATGGATGATGTCCGCAACGCCGTCAGCACAGTGCGCGGTGACCTGCCTGGCGATGTTAAGGACCCTATCATCAGCAAGGTGGAGTTTTCCGGTGTGCCCTTCTTCGTGTACACGGTAGACTCCGGAAAACTCGATGAAGAGGGTTTGTCCTGGCTGGTCGATAATCAGATCACCAAAGCCCTGATGTCGGTACCCGGACTGGGCAAGGTAGCGCGGGTCGGCGGCATCAACCGCGAAATCCGGGTTGAGCTTGATAGCGGCAAGATGGCTGCACTCAATGTCTCTGCGGCTGAAATCTCTAAACAGCTATTTCAGGTACAGCGCGACGCTTCCGGCGGCCGCGCCAATCTGGGCAATCAGGAGCAGGCGCTGCGCACGCTGGCCGGTGCCGCCAGCGCCGACGAGCTCAGCAAGCTGGAACTTGCGCTAAACGATGGCAGGCGCATACAACTGAGGCAAATCGCCAATGTCGAGGATACCGCCGCCGAGCGCCGCTCTATCGCACTGCTCAACGGTAAGCCGGTGGTGGCGTTTGAGATCACGCGCAGCCGTGGCTCCAGCGAGATTACGGTCGCCAAAGGAGTGCGCGAAGCCTTAGACAAATTAAAGCAGAACCAGCCCGACCTCAGATTTGCGGTTGCCTATGACATGGTGGCTCCGGTACAGGAATCCTTCAACGGCTCCATGTATCTGTTAATAGAAGGCGCCGTGCTGGCGGTGCTGGTGGTCTGGTGGTTTCTGCGTGACTGGCGCGCCACGCTGGTGTCGGCCGCCGCCCTGCCATTGTCGGTGATCCCGACTTTTCTTGGCATGTACTTATTCGATTTCACGCTCAATACGATTACTTTATTGTCGCTGGCACTGGTGGTCGGCATCCTGGTCGATGATGCGATCGTCGAGATAGAAAATATCGTGCGTCATCTGCGCATGGGCAAGACACCGTATCAGGCGGCCATGGAGGCGGCCGATGAAATCGGTCTGGCGGTGATCGCCACCACGTTCACGCTGGTCGCGGTATTCCTGCCGACCGCCTTCATGAGCGGTATAGTCGGTAAATTTTTCAGACAATTCGGCTGGACTGCCGCGCTCGCGGTGATC
This genomic interval carries:
- a CDS encoding TolC family protein gives rise to the protein MLASVTTQAQQQQSECAILLKSLVVLIALPEPELREKLTAGHAKLPQAGQFIVAKLPIEALLKRPDMRAAMQNLMASAAEIDAAQARRYPSISLLGSINLYGIQISGQTANLKGWSFGPSLNLPLFDAGARKADVVQAQARHTESQAGFRRQTLMAVQETEVAMLRLDLANHQLEQQQQILAAKKFALQGTEAGWKFGSVSLLEREESLRQELAAQSIQWQLQRLRGSAWIALYKAVGGDWQDPIIEGSENKIASP
- a CDS encoding site-specific recombinase encodes the protein MDNILERITLATQLDANYREIGPLRELLAVIRPKRIDDVAQATDNIRALCYVLEHQPEHNTTLRSYLLQVFVSRKLMHLLTDTGITENKGFWGAASQTVADKFLPPLLNDDYIKDVFGQLFDNQHDYQWVNGVDDQSWLALFRMLNLVPQRSGTTYAALTREILSAVQVLSYRISAIGLESELVRNYPEIERFESPFLRQNDEANNYVMRYSTSLVDAEVEPEDAGPIEVLLIQCEDVVMKIRRTAAVQGVSISLTRLLLRLTQSIDRLRYLLSLLDARKDGEAAQIGVSLLKELVLADNKSHSLRQLIRSNTELLSLQMTERAGKSGEHYVTANRGEWLAMLYSAMGAGLIVGFMALIKILFGKLALAPFGFALLYSLNYSSGFIFVHVLHFTIATKQPAMTAALIARAIDSGRQKLDELVELIVRVLRSQFIAIIGNIALAMPTAYAIAWAWYGIYGTHLVSPDKAAHLLHDIDPFSSLALPHAAIAGVCLFLSGLISGYYDNTASYANIPARLRQLQWLKRLLGATRLQTMTTYIGNNLGALAGNLFFGIMLGTIGQLGVFFGLPIDIRHITFSSANFSFALVGLDHQISWQIVLTSLTGILLIGLVNLGVSFSLAMLVALRSRRVSIDQEKALSKTLWKRFLSGPRDFFARSIFEKRVSKHHYAMSC
- a CDS encoding HlyC/CorC family transporter translates to MDNLLLVIAALFLVVLNGFFVAAEFGLVKLRQTRVRSIAKSGGVRGRLLATVHQNLDAYLSACQLGITLASLGLGWIGEPAFSRLLEPLLATMGITSEKLIHGISFFFAFFVISFLHIVVGELAPKSMAIRQPEKISLWTAPPLYLFYWAMYPIIWVLNKSANKILSWAGLDAGHGGDAHYSPEELKMILRGSHVSKNLTPDEWGIMAQMLDFGDLEISDLMRPINEVVAMHKSATLQENMDTASRNRFSRYPYFDSDEETVLGMLHLKDLFFARQSGKSLDDLGKHLRHVEYVPPNMPALELFRRFRKGAPHFAMVGYKGSKPVGFLTLDNLLSALVGQIRDEFRQNENDWTVLDDGTLIGKGSLPLFTLGIALGIDLDSEEVESIGGLIMLTLGDLPVEGQKIEFPQFDAVVKKMNGPRIVLVRIHPKPSV